The Euphorbia lathyris chromosome 2, ddEupLath1.1, whole genome shotgun sequence genome includes a window with the following:
- the LOC136220795 gene encoding uncharacterized protein gives MAISKICVVLAVFVVICSEISASRELGETTGMTDGYAYGDGYGKGKGDGDYGYKGHGYGDSYGKKKGSCYGDSYGKKGHGYGDSYGDSYGKKGHSYGDSYGNKGHGYGGYDHKGYGYGHDGKKN, from the exons ATGGCTATCTCAAAGATTTGTGTTGTGCTTGCTGTTTTTGTTGTTATCTGTTCGGAGATCTCAGCATCTCGTGAACTTGGTGAGACTACTGGTATGACAG ATGGATATGCATATGGAGATGGATATGGAAAGGGGAAAGGCGATGGCGATTATGGATATAAGGGGCATGGTTATGGAGATTCATATGGGAAGAAAAAAGGGTCATGCTATGGAGATTCATATGGGAAAAAAGGGCATGGTTATGGAGATTCATATGGAGATTCCTATGGGAAAAAAGGGCATAGCTATGGAGATTCATATGGCAACAAAGGGCATGGCTATGGAGGATATGACCACAAGGGGTATGGCTATGGGCATGATGGAAAGAAGAATTAG